Proteins encoded in a region of the Amyelois transitella isolate CPQ chromosome 9, ilAmyTran1.1, whole genome shotgun sequence genome:
- the LOC106142852 gene encoding oxamate amidohydrolase proenzyme translates to MSIPMEYSKIGTRGMVVTPHHLASLCAINILNQGGTAVEATVAAAATLAVVNPSMNSIGGDGFWLIVPPQGEPVVIEACGASGSLATDDFYKGYNKIPKRGPKSASTVAGTISGWQDALNYVSECGYSRLSIHKLLEDAIYYAENGYSVSALDEADLTEYVENEIISEDFKKYFMPNGTVPVVGEIFTQKELAQTLKCLAQNGLNSFYTGNIAKLIEEDMKIIGMPITREDLANHSAIRKRPLRLSHEYGQLFNTPPPTQGAVSLSILGILDELKVQGQHEGLFIHTVIEATKQAFILRENITDPQHMKVNSEELIKPDNIKKMASKINFNKASKPGNCKGPGDTVWLGVMDNKGFSVSFIQSIYHTYGSGVVLPQTGILWHNRGVAFSLEKTDVGFIKPGKKPLHTLNPAAAILKDGRIMIYGTRGGDGQPQTQAAVFHRYVVQGLNLQKAVSAPRWLYGDTLDKDLVDVVRLEDRFSEETVNDLRERGHVLELMPAFSAKFGMAGALVRHDDGRLEGAFDPRSNGSAIGF, encoded by the coding sequence ATGTCTATTCCAATGGAGTACAGTAAGATTGGTACACGAGGCATGGTAGTGACTCCCCATCATCTTGCCAGTTTATGTGCCATTAACATCCTGAATCAAGGAGGGACGGCGGTGGAAGCAACTGTTGCTGCAGCCGCTACACTTGCTGTAGTAAATCCTTCCATGAATAGTATTGGGGGAGATGGTTTCTGGCTTATAGTTCCACCACAGGGCGAACCTGTAGTAATTGAAGCTTGTGGTGCTAGTGGAAGCTTAGCAACTGATGATTTCTATAAAGGATACAATAAAATTCCAAAGAGAGGGCCGAAATCAGCAAGCACAGTAGCAGGCACAATAAGTGGCTGGCAAGATGCGCTTAATTATGTATCTGAGTGCGGCTATTCAAGATTGTCTATTCATAAATTACTAGAAGATGCAATTTATTATGCAGAAAATGGATATTCAGTGTCTGCGTTAGATGAAGCGGATTTAACAGAATATGTCGAGAATGAAATCATATCAGAGgacttcaaaaaatatttcatgccAAATGGTACAGTGCCTGTAGTTGGGGAGATCTTTACACAGAAAGAACTAGCACAAACTTTAAAATGTCTGGCGCAGAATGGTCTGAATAGTTTTTACACTGGAAATATTGCGAAACTTATTGAAGAAGATATGAAGATCATTGGAATGCCAATTACGAGAGAAGATTTAGCAAATCATAGTGCCATAAGAAAAAGACCATTGCGGTTGTCTCATGAGTATGGACAGTTATTCAACACACCTCCACCTACCCAAGGTGCTGTATCTTTGAGCATACTTGGTATACTGGATGAATTAAAAGTTCAGGGGCAACATGAAGGGTTATTTATTCATACTGTAATTGAAGCTACAAAACAAGCATTTATCCTGCGAGAAAACATTACTGATCCTCAGCATATGAAAGTGAATTCTGAAGAGTTAATAAAACCAGATAACATTAAGAAAATggcaagtaaaataaattttaataaagcgtcAAAACCGGGAAATTGTAAGGGACCAGGTGATACAGTTTGGCTAGGAGTGATGGATAATAAAGGATTTTCCGTGTCATTTATTCAAAGTATATACCACACATATGGGAGTGGAGTTGTTCTGCCTCAAACTGGAATTTTGTGGCACAACAGAGGAGTTGCATTTAGTTTGGAGAAAACCGATGTTGGATTTATTAAACCGGGTAAGAAACCGTTACATACTTTGAACCCAGCTGCTGCTATCCTGAAAGATGGCAGAATCATGATTTATGGAACAAGAGGTGGGGATGGACAACCACAAACACAAGCAGCTGTCTTTCATCGATATGTTGTTCAAGGTCTTAATTTACAAAAGGCTGTGTCAGCTCCAAGATGGCTCTATGGTGATACTCTTGATAAAGATTTAGTAGATGTGGTGAGATTAGAAGATAGGTTTAGTGAAGAAACAGTTAATGATTTAAGAGAAAGGGGTCATGTTTTGGAATTGATGCCAGCATTTTCCGCAAAATTTGGCATGGCTGGAGCATTAGTGAGACATGATGATGGTAGATTGGAAGGTGCATTTGATCCTAGAAGCAATGGTAGTGCAATTGGATTTTAa